One region of Edaphobacter bradus genomic DNA includes:
- a CDS encoding RelA/SpoT family protein: MAFANPASPRVGPKPEPHIHPKGQPEKPARSADVEPHPAPSGKPPAAPPEVQAAAVPAEESAGSHLAGIAADEVRIIDEKFQKLLETVHANRPADDLGIIRKAWEFCLQQHEGQKRASGEPYVIHPLEVGQVLAELKMDSTAIAAGLLHDAVEDTDVSSEEIGKRFGEQVAHIVEGVTKLDKIKFANREDHQAENIRKMLLAMVTDVRVVIIKLADRLHNMRTLEHLKPEKQQKIARETLDIFAPLAHRLGMGKLRGELEDLAFRYVDPFAYEQVSNEVDSLRAAGEEFLKRIVAQLEAKLKEFKIHGRVEWRIKRLYSIQQKLQDQKIPVNQVFDLLAVRVITESVQDCYALLGLLHSIWRPVPGRIKDFIAMPRPNLYQSLHTTLIAEGGHQFEVQIRTEDMHRVAEEGIAAHWKYKASDNVSAKDEQRLAWVRQLMEWQREMSDPNEFMSTLKIDLYPEEVYTFTPKGKVVVLPKDASPIDFAYAIHTEVGNTTVGAKVNGRIVPLRTRLKNGDIVEIATQAGHTPSRDWLSFTKSSKARNKIKHWLNEHQRQRALEIGRKLLEREARRYKLSLNKFATADFDRVAAHYGLSSETELLSGVGFGKYSARQVLNQLEPGSTAAPEAPAGGAPVGNTVGQMSEAVKRVYFGKGSDSLQVEGQDDLLVYRARCCNPIRGEEIIGYVTRGKGVAVHARSCPNVQNLLYESDRRIQVEWAPMHAADGAAKAQTYPVKLTVLCDDRTGMLKEFTAIISDDGTNIRSVDSKPAPDATAVVDFVIETLDLRHLNRLVERLRRVPGVRDVQRVQKI, translated from the coding sequence ATGGCATTCGCTAACCCGGCCTCTCCCCGGGTCGGCCCTAAGCCAGAGCCTCACATTCATCCCAAGGGCCAACCGGAGAAACCCGCCCGCAGTGCGGACGTCGAGCCACACCCGGCTCCGTCTGGCAAGCCTCCGGCTGCCCCGCCGGAGGTGCAGGCTGCCGCTGTTCCAGCAGAGGAGTCAGCAGGGTCGCACCTCGCGGGGATCGCGGCGGACGAGGTCAGGATCATCGACGAAAAGTTTCAGAAGCTGCTTGAAACGGTCCATGCAAACCGGCCTGCGGATGATCTGGGGATCATCCGGAAGGCGTGGGAGTTCTGCCTGCAGCAGCATGAGGGACAGAAGCGGGCGAGCGGCGAGCCGTATGTGATCCACCCGCTTGAGGTGGGCCAGGTTCTGGCCGAGCTGAAGATGGACTCGACGGCGATCGCGGCGGGCCTTTTGCATGATGCGGTCGAGGACACGGACGTCAGCTCGGAGGAGATCGGGAAGCGGTTCGGGGAGCAGGTGGCGCACATCGTCGAGGGCGTCACCAAGCTGGACAAGATCAAGTTTGCGAACCGTGAAGACCATCAGGCGGAGAACATCCGCAAGATGCTGCTGGCGATGGTGACTGATGTTCGCGTCGTCATCATCAAGCTGGCCGATCGGCTGCACAACATGCGGACGCTCGAGCACCTGAAGCCTGAGAAGCAGCAGAAGATCGCACGCGAGACGCTGGACATCTTCGCTCCGCTGGCGCACCGGCTGGGCATGGGTAAGCTGCGCGGCGAGCTTGAGGACCTGGCGTTCCGCTACGTCGATCCATTCGCGTATGAGCAGGTTTCGAACGAAGTCGACTCGCTGCGGGCGGCAGGCGAGGAGTTCCTGAAGAGGATCGTCGCCCAGCTTGAGGCGAAGCTGAAGGAGTTCAAGATTCACGGCAGGGTGGAGTGGCGCATCAAGCGGCTCTACTCAATCCAGCAGAAGCTGCAGGACCAGAAGATTCCGGTGAACCAGGTCTTCGACCTGCTGGCGGTGCGAGTGATCACGGAATCAGTGCAGGACTGCTATGCGCTGCTGGGGCTGCTGCACTCGATCTGGCGGCCGGTTCCGGGGCGCATCAAGGACTTTATCGCGATGCCGCGGCCGAACCTCTACCAGTCACTGCACACGACGCTGATCGCAGAGGGTGGGCATCAGTTCGAGGTGCAGATTCGCACCGAGGACATGCACCGCGTCGCCGAGGAGGGAATCGCGGCGCACTGGAAGTACAAGGCCTCGGACAACGTGAGCGCCAAGGACGAGCAACGCCTCGCGTGGGTGCGGCAGCTGATGGAGTGGCAGCGCGAGATGTCCGACCCCAACGAGTTCATGTCGACGCTGAAGATCGACCTGTACCCGGAGGAGGTCTACACCTTCACGCCGAAGGGCAAGGTGGTCGTTCTTCCCAAGGACGCAAGCCCCATCGACTTCGCTTACGCGATCCACACCGAGGTTGGCAACACGACGGTGGGCGCGAAGGTGAACGGCAGGATCGTTCCGCTGCGGACAAGGCTGAAGAACGGCGACATCGTCGAGATCGCGACGCAGGCGGGACACACACCCAGCCGCGACTGGCTGAGCTTCACCAAGAGCTCGAAGGCGCGCAACAAGATCAAGCACTGGCTGAATGAGCACCAGCGGCAGCGGGCGCTCGAGATCGGCCGCAAGCTGCTGGAGCGCGAGGCGCGCAGATACAAGCTCTCGCTGAACAAGTTCGCGACGGCGGACTTTGACAGGGTCGCGGCGCACTACGGGCTGAGCAGCGAGACGGAGCTACTGTCCGGAGTGGGCTTCGGCAAGTACTCGGCGCGTCAGGTGCTCAACCAACTGGAGCCCGGCTCGACGGCGGCACCAGAGGCCCCTGCAGGCGGGGCTCCGGTGGGCAATACCGTCGGGCAGATGTCGGAAGCGGTGAAGCGGGTCTACTTCGGCAAGGGGTCGGACTCGCTGCAGGTGGAGGGGCAGGACGATCTGCTGGTGTATCGCGCGCGATGTTGCAATCCGATTCGCGGCGAGGAGATTATCGGCTACGTGACGCGGGGCAAGGGCGTCGCGGTGCATGCGCGAAGCTGTCCGAATGTGCAGAACCTGCTGTATGAGTCGGACCGGAGGATTCAGGTGGAGTGGGCCCCGATGCATGCGGCGGATGGTGCCGCGAAGGCGCAGACGTATCCGGTGAAGCTGACGGTGCTCTGCGACGACCGCACGGGAATGCTGAAGGAGTTCACGGCGATCATCTCGGATGACGGGACGAACATTCGCAGCGTGGACTCGAAGCCCGCTCCGGATGCGACGGCGGTGGTGGACTTCGTGATCGAGACGCTGGACCTGCGGCACCTGAACCGCCTGGTGGAGCGGTTGCGGCGGGTTCCGGGGGTGCGAGACGTGCAGCGGGTGCAGAAGATCTGA
- a CDS encoding Fic family protein → MIVALATTILAHRKNYYEALEQTNKGNEVTGWLTWFAGIAIEAQQRTIAQVEFLVEKTKLLDRLRGQINARQEKALLRILREGQNGFKGGLSAGNYSTIAGTSPATTTRDLVDLVEKGALLRTGELRHARYSLNLPRR, encoded by the coding sequence GTGATTGTCGCTCTGGCTACGACGATACTCGCGCATCGCAAGAACTATTACGAGGCCCTGGAGCAAACAAACAAAGGCAACGAAGTCACAGGCTGGCTGACATGGTTTGCCGGTATCGCGATCGAGGCTCAGCAGAGGACGATCGCCCAAGTGGAGTTCCTGGTCGAGAAGACGAAGCTGCTCGACCGCCTGCGTGGCCAGATCAATGCCAGACAGGAAAAGGCCCTGCTGAGGATACTGAGGGAGGGTCAAAATGGGTTCAAAGGCGGGCTGAGCGCCGGCAACTACAGCACGATTGCCGGCACTTCGCCCGCCACGACGACGCGCGATCTGGTCGATCTGGTCGAGAAGGGCGCGTTGCTCCGAACGGGGGAGTTGAGGCATGCGCGCTATTCACTGAATCTGCCAAGGCGATAG
- a CDS encoding Fic family protein, whose protein sequence is MPTNLLWNWQKGDWQEFTWDRSRMAPAEERFLVSAGILIGTVRHLGEEQQDQLRVETMSGEAVTTSEIEGEILNRASVQSSIQRQLGLKDERRSATAAEQGIAEMMVDLCRSFSEPLSGKTLFRWHRMMAGGRKDLSEIGRYRLSPEPMQIVSGVAGAPRVHFEAPPSKQVPSEMRRFLAWFNRTSPRGDRSLPALTRAGLAHLYFESIHPFQDGNGRIGRAISEKAIGESFGQPVLIALAATILAHRKGYYDALEQANKSNETTDWLAWFAEIAVEAQQRTIAQVEFLIEKTKLLDRLRDQINARQQKALLRMLREGPDGFKGGLSASNYSTITGASTATTTRDLVDLVNKGALVRIGELKHARYELNLPKRS, encoded by the coding sequence ATGCCCACGAACTTGCTCTGGAACTGGCAAAAAGGGGATTGGCAGGAGTTTACGTGGGACCGCTCCAGAATGGCTCCGGCGGAAGAGCGGTTTCTTGTCAGTGCGGGCATTCTCATTGGAACCGTAAGGCATCTTGGTGAGGAGCAGCAGGACCAGCTTCGCGTAGAGACGATGAGCGGCGAGGCCGTGACGACGTCGGAGATCGAGGGCGAGATCCTGAACCGGGCAAGCGTTCAGTCGTCGATTCAGCGGCAGCTTGGCTTGAAGGACGAGAGGCGCAGTGCAACCGCGGCCGAGCAGGGCATCGCCGAGATGATGGTCGATCTATGCCGCAGTTTCTCTGAGCCTCTCTCGGGGAAGACGCTGTTTCGCTGGCACAGGATGATGGCGGGCGGCAGAAAGGATCTCAGCGAGATCGGACGCTATCGCCTGAGCCCGGAGCCAATGCAGATTGTCTCCGGTGTGGCCGGCGCGCCCAGGGTGCACTTTGAGGCGCCGCCCTCGAAGCAGGTTCCTTCGGAGATGCGACGCTTTCTGGCATGGTTCAACCGCACGTCGCCGCGAGGCGACAGGTCTCTCCCTGCGCTCACCAGGGCCGGCCTGGCGCATCTGTACTTCGAGTCGATCCATCCGTTTCAGGATGGCAACGGCCGCATTGGACGGGCGATCTCAGAGAAGGCGATTGGAGAGAGCTTCGGGCAGCCTGTCCTCATTGCTTTAGCGGCCACGATACTCGCGCATCGCAAGGGGTATTACGATGCACTGGAGCAGGCAAACAAGAGCAATGAGACCACGGACTGGCTGGCTTGGTTTGCCGAGATCGCCGTTGAGGCCCAGCAGCGAACGATCGCCCAAGTGGAGTTCCTCATCGAGAAGACGAAGCTGCTGGACCGGCTGCGAGACCAGATCAACGCGAGACAGCAGAAGGCGCTGCTGCGGATGCTGCGGGAGGGCCCGGATGGGTTCAAGGGCGGGTTGAGTGCGAGCAACTACAGCACGATCACCGGGGCTTCTACGGCGACGACGACGCGCGATCTGGTTGATCTTGTGAACAAGGGAGCACTGGTTCGCATCGGCGAACTCAAGCATGCACGATACGAGTTGAATCTACCGAAGAGGTCTTAA
- a CDS encoding multicopper oxidase family protein, producing MAAAATMLPRGAFSLAEADYTVEIESDFSLDIAPFLLEVSPRRFIKTLAYNQQVPGPLLRLKEGVPVTVDVTNHSGNDEIVHWHGLFLPSDVDGAMEEGTPHVAPGGKARYTYTPRPAGFRWYHTHTSAGSDFRKGQYTGQHGFLMIEPRENVARYDQEFFLGLHDWGASLAGGGDGSMSPAYDVSTINGRTLGFGEPLRVKEGERVLLHVLNSSATEPHWIAFAGHSMRVVALDGNAVPQPKVVPMLRLSPAERVCVEVEMNNPGVWVLGEVRKHVMAAGMGAVVEYAGRSGKPQWQQPNDLVWDYLQFGLQFGTAKDAASGDAKAVEVPLVFESKFAGHGAMDKWMINGKSFPNTDTITLTEGQRYRLVFKNKSTDDHPVHLHRHTFELKRMAGHETRGIRKDTVLVAAGTQSEVEFTADHPGLTLFHCHQQDHMDMGFMMLFRYA from the coding sequence GTGGCGGCGGCAGCAACGATGTTGCCGAGGGGAGCCTTTTCGCTGGCGGAAGCAGACTACACGGTCGAGATTGAGTCAGATTTCTCACTCGACATTGCTCCATTTTTACTTGAGGTTTCGCCTCGGCGCTTCATCAAGACGCTTGCGTACAACCAGCAGGTTCCGGGGCCGCTGCTGCGGTTGAAGGAGGGCGTGCCGGTTACGGTCGATGTGACGAACCACAGCGGCAACGACGAGATTGTGCACTGGCATGGGCTGTTTCTTCCGTCGGATGTGGATGGCGCGATGGAAGAGGGAACGCCGCATGTCGCTCCAGGCGGGAAGGCGCGATATACGTATACGCCGCGGCCTGCGGGGTTTCGCTGGTACCACACGCATACGTCTGCGGGCAGCGATTTCAGGAAGGGGCAGTACACGGGACAGCATGGATTTCTGATGATCGAACCGCGCGAGAATGTGGCGCGGTACGATCAGGAGTTTTTTCTCGGGCTGCATGATTGGGGTGCGAGCCTCGCCGGCGGGGGCGATGGATCGATGAGTCCCGCGTATGACGTCTCTACCATCAACGGGCGCACGCTGGGGTTTGGCGAGCCGCTGCGGGTGAAAGAGGGCGAGCGCGTGCTGCTGCATGTCCTCAACAGCAGCGCGACGGAGCCGCACTGGATTGCGTTCGCGGGGCATTCGATGCGCGTGGTCGCTCTGGATGGGAATGCTGTCCCGCAGCCGAAGGTGGTGCCGATGCTGCGGCTTTCACCGGCAGAGCGCGTGTGCGTCGAGGTCGAGATGAACAATCCGGGCGTGTGGGTGCTGGGCGAGGTTCGCAAACACGTGATGGCCGCGGGGATGGGCGCCGTGGTGGAGTATGCGGGCCGCAGCGGCAAGCCGCAGTGGCAGCAGCCGAACGATCTTGTGTGGGACTATTTGCAGTTCGGGCTGCAGTTCGGCACTGCGAAGGATGCGGCCTCGGGGGATGCGAAGGCGGTTGAGGTTCCGCTGGTGTTTGAGTCGAAGTTTGCCGGGCATGGTGCGATGGACAAATGGATGATCAACGGCAAGTCGTTTCCGAATACCGACACGATCACGCTGACCGAGGGGCAGCGGTACCGGCTGGTCTTCAAGAACAAAAGCACGGACGATCATCCTGTGCATCTGCATCGGCATACGTTTGAGCTGAAGCGGATGGCCGGGCATGAGACGCGAGGGATTCGCAAGGACACGGTTCTGGTTGCGGCAGGGACTCAGTCGGAGGTGGAGTTTACGGCGGACCATCCGGGGCTGACGCTCTTCCACTGTCATCAACAGGACCACATGGACATGGGTTTCATGATGCTCTTTCGATATGCGTGA
- a CDS encoding DUF2167 domain-containing protein: protein MKLHLRFSWVVFCFSLVILLFTPFGHKALAFDDPKSDAPTGIEWHKGPYQAHLGQVAEIKIPEGYAFTDSAGTRRFMELTHNPSSSGELGLIIPISKEDDSKGSWFLIFDFDEVGYISDSEKSSLDADKILASLKANTERGNEFRREKGWAAFHLTGWQQPPFYEEKTHNLTWATLGNGEDDKEGKTVNYSTRILGRRGAMSVDLVLDPSQLDQVLPAYQQLLNGFSFSAGSRYSEFVKGDKVASYGLTALIAGGAAAAVVKTGLLSKLLAGIAALWKFILVGLVALGSAIKRFFSNLKQRILGKDANSSIAANQQEISSGTISSDHDDSY, encoded by the coding sequence ATGAAACTACACTTGCGGTTTTCTTGGGTTGTTTTCTGCTTCTCGTTAGTGATTTTGCTCTTTACTCCTTTTGGGCACAAAGCACTTGCGTTCGATGATCCAAAGTCGGATGCTCCAACTGGTATCGAGTGGCACAAGGGGCCTTATCAAGCACATTTGGGGCAAGTCGCCGAAATTAAAATCCCTGAGGGATATGCCTTCACTGACAGTGCCGGCACCCGGCGATTCATGGAGTTGACGCATAATCCGTCTTCCAGTGGTGAACTGGGTCTAATCATTCCGATTAGCAAAGAGGATGATTCGAAGGGCAGCTGGTTTTTGATATTTGACTTCGATGAAGTTGGATACATCTCCGATAGCGAAAAGTCGTCGCTTGATGCGGACAAAATACTGGCTTCGCTAAAAGCAAATACCGAAAGAGGCAATGAGTTTCGGAGAGAGAAAGGTTGGGCGGCATTTCATCTTACGGGATGGCAGCAGCCGCCCTTTTACGAAGAGAAAACTCACAACCTTACTTGGGCAACGCTTGGAAATGGAGAGGATGATAAGGAGGGCAAGACTGTTAACTACTCAACGCGCATCCTAGGACGGCGCGGTGCGATGAGTGTCGACCTGGTCCTAGATCCGTCACAGCTTGACCAAGTTCTTCCTGCATATCAGCAGCTCTTGAACGGCTTTAGCTTTTCTGCCGGAAGCCGGTATTCCGAGTTCGTAAAAGGCGACAAAGTAGCGAGCTATGGGTTGACAGCACTCATTGCCGGTGGTGCGGCTGCCGCTGTGGTGAAGACTGGCCTGTTGTCCAAACTTTTGGCTGGCATTGCTGCTTTGTGGAAGTTCATCCTAGTAGGTCTTGTGGCGCTAGGCAGCGCAATAAAGAGATTCTTCTCAAATTTGAAACAACGTATCCTTGGAAAGGATGCCAATTCGTCAATTGCTGCCAATCAACAGGAAATCAGCTCTGGCACGATAAGTTCCGATCACGATGACTCGTATTGA
- the trpB gene encoding tryptophan synthase subunit beta, with protein MSSMAAMVNPAGPVTSAAGRFGVYGGRYVPETLMAALEELEAAYAQAKEDVAFQAELDDLLRNYCGRPTPLYFAKRLTETLGGAKIYLKREDLLHTGAHKINNALGQGLLARRMGKKRIIAETGAGQHGVATATVCALLGMECVVYMGEEDMRRQELNVYRMRLLGAEVRGVSAGSATLKDAISEAMRDWVTNVRTTYYVLGSALGAHPYPTMVRDFHRVISKEAKRQIMEQEGKLPTAVVACVGGGSNAIGAFYEFLDDANVQLIGVEAGGRGTALGEHAARFQKVGGGVPGVLQGTYSYVLQDDAGQIAATHSVSAGLDYASVGPEHAMLHDSGRATYTSCTDDAALKATVTLARTEGILPALESAHAVAEAIRLAPTMAKTDVLMVNLSGRGDKDMGILARELDLRGA; from the coding sequence ATGAGCTCGATGGCGGCGATGGTTAATCCGGCGGGACCTGTGACGTCGGCTGCGGGGCGGTTCGGCGTCTACGGCGGGAGGTATGTGCCCGAGACCCTGATGGCGGCGCTCGAGGAGCTTGAGGCGGCGTATGCGCAGGCCAAGGAGGACGTGGCGTTTCAGGCGGAGCTGGATGATCTGCTGCGGAATTACTGCGGGCGGCCTACTCCGCTGTACTTTGCGAAGCGGCTGACGGAGACGCTCGGCGGCGCGAAGATCTACCTGAAGCGCGAGGACCTGCTGCACACCGGCGCGCACAAGATCAACAACGCTCTCGGCCAGGGGCTGCTGGCGCGGCGGATGGGGAAGAAGCGGATTATTGCGGAGACGGGCGCGGGGCAGCATGGGGTGGCGACGGCTACGGTGTGCGCGCTGCTCGGCATGGAGTGCGTCGTCTACATGGGCGAGGAGGACATGCGCCGGCAGGAGCTGAATGTGTATCGCATGCGGCTGCTGGGCGCGGAGGTTCGCGGGGTGAGCGCGGGGTCGGCGACCTTGAAGGATGCGATCTCGGAGGCGATGCGCGACTGGGTGACGAATGTGCGGACGACGTACTACGTGCTGGGGAGTGCGCTGGGGGCGCATCCCTACCCGACGATGGTTCGGGATTTTCATCGCGTGATCAGCAAAGAGGCGAAGCGGCAGATTATGGAGCAGGAGGGCAAGCTGCCGACTGCGGTGGTCGCTTGTGTCGGTGGTGGGTCGAATGCGATTGGCGCGTTCTACGAGTTTCTTGATGATGCGAATGTGCAGTTGATCGGCGTCGAGGCAGGTGGACGCGGAACGGCGCTGGGAGAACACGCAGCGCGCTTTCAGAAGGTGGGAGGCGGAGTTCCGGGCGTGCTGCAGGGGACGTACAGCTACGTGCTACAGGACGACGCTGGGCAGATTGCGGCGACGCACTCGGTGTCTGCGGGGCTGGACTATGCGAGCGTCGGACCGGAGCACGCGATGCTGCATGACTCAGGCCGCGCGACGTACACCTCGTGCACCGACGATGCTGCGCTGAAGGCCACGGTGACTCTGGCGCGGACGGAGGGGATTCTGCCGGCGCTTGAGAGCGCCCATGCGGTGGCTGAGGCGATACGGCTGGCTCCGACGATGGCAAAGACGGATGTGCTGATGGTGAATCTGTCGGGGCGTGGCGATAAGGACATGGGGATTCTGGCAAGGGAACTCGATTTGAGGGGTGCGTAA
- the trpA gene encoding tryptophan synthase subunit alpha, producing the protein MAIAFNRRPGIVAYLTAGDPDLATTREIALAAIDNGADVIELGVPFSDPLADGPVIQRASERAVAHGTRLTDVLGLAKELRAARPSAGLVLFSYLNPVVRMGMKTFCEKAAEAGADGVLLTDMIVEEAGEYLEAMHANKLAPVFLAAPTSPDARLAAIAGASQGFVYAISRTGTTGTQQSIAGDASELVGRLRQFTKLPIAVGFGISNAEHVKAVGEFADAAVIGSAIVALIEKTAPAEAPAAVGRFIAGLQT; encoded by the coding sequence GTGGCGATTGCGTTCAACAGAAGACCGGGAATCGTTGCTTATCTGACTGCGGGTGATCCGGACCTTGCTACCACGCGGGAGATCGCGCTGGCTGCGATTGATAACGGCGCGGATGTGATTGAGCTGGGTGTGCCGTTCAGCGACCCGCTCGCCGATGGCCCTGTGATTCAGCGGGCGAGCGAGCGCGCAGTTGCGCATGGGACTCGGCTGACGGATGTTCTGGGACTGGCAAAGGAGCTTCGCGCGGCGCGGCCTTCGGCTGGGCTGGTGCTGTTCTCGTATCTGAACCCCGTCGTGCGAATGGGGATGAAGACCTTCTGCGAAAAGGCCGCTGAAGCGGGAGCGGATGGCGTCCTGCTGACGGACATGATCGTCGAAGAGGCTGGCGAGTATCTCGAAGCGATGCACGCGAACAAGCTGGCTCCGGTGTTTCTTGCGGCTCCTACGAGCCCGGATGCACGGCTTGCGGCGATTGCTGGCGCTTCGCAGGGCTTTGTGTATGCCATCTCACGCACAGGAACGACAGGCACGCAGCAGAGTATAGCTGGCGATGCTTCGGAGCTGGTCGGCAGGCTGCGACAGTTTACAAAGCTGCCGATTGCGGTGGGCTTCGGCATCTCGAACGCCGAGCACGTGAAGGCTGTTGGCGAGTTCGCTGATGCAGCGGTGATTGGCAGCGCGATTGTTGCGCTGATCGAAAAGACCGCTCCTGCAGAGGCTCCCGCCGCGGTGGGACGGTTTATTGCGGGGCTGCAGACATGA
- the pheA gene encoding chorismate mutase: MEISDWRQKIDGLDEQIVRLINQRAEAARAIGELKQKAGLPVYEPKREQDVFDHVSRVNQGPLSDTEIVDVYQRIIDVMRGLQKQNPK, encoded by the coding sequence ATGGAGATCTCAGACTGGCGGCAGAAGATTGACGGGCTGGACGAGCAGATTGTTCGCCTCATCAACCAGCGGGCCGAGGCCGCGCGGGCGATCGGCGAGCTCAAGCAGAAGGCAGGTCTGCCAGTCTACGAGCCGAAGCGCGAGCAGGACGTCTTCGATCATGTCAGCCGCGTGAACCAGGGGCCGCTGTCGGACACCGAGATTGTGGATGTGTACCAGCGAATTATCGACGTAATGCGGGGACTGCAGAAGCAGAACCCGAAGTAA
- the aroF gene encoding 3-deoxy-7-phosphoheptulonate synthase, translating into MIVAMQDHATEENIQIVIERMVELGFSVHRTTGAAQTILAGVGTPDHFDVAEFKVLPGVHDAYRISSPYKLAGRNFRPEGTKVTFPNGVVVGNKEVVVMAGPCSVESREQILLSAKQVAAAGGKFLRGGAFKPRSSPYSFQGMGLEGLKLLREVSNETGLLVITEVMEISQIELMLPYIDCFQVGARNMQNFNLLRELGNVRKPVLLKRGISATIEEVLLSAEYILSGGNYDLMLCERGIRTYETYTRNTMDISAIPVLKKLTHLPVLGDPSHGVGIRDLVPPMALAAVAAGADGLLMEMHPNPDKAMSDGAQSLYPEQLNKLVAQLRQLAPVVGRAVA; encoded by the coding sequence ATGATCGTAGCGATGCAGGACCATGCAACCGAAGAGAACATTCAGATAGTGATCGAGCGGATGGTGGAGCTCGGCTTCAGCGTTCACCGCACGACAGGCGCGGCGCAGACGATTCTGGCGGGCGTGGGCACGCCGGATCACTTTGACGTGGCGGAGTTCAAGGTCCTGCCCGGGGTGCATGATGCGTATCGCATCTCGTCGCCATACAAGCTGGCGGGACGGAACTTCCGGCCCGAGGGAACGAAGGTCACGTTCCCGAACGGCGTCGTGGTCGGCAACAAGGAAGTCGTGGTGATGGCCGGGCCGTGCTCGGTGGAGTCGCGGGAGCAGATCCTGTTGAGCGCGAAACAGGTCGCCGCGGCGGGCGGAAAGTTCTTGCGTGGCGGAGCCTTCAAGCCGCGCAGCTCGCCGTACAGCTTCCAGGGCATGGGGCTCGAAGGGCTGAAGCTGCTGCGCGAGGTGTCGAACGAGACCGGCCTGCTGGTCATCACCGAGGTCATGGAGATCTCGCAGATCGAGCTGATGCTGCCGTACATCGACTGCTTCCAGGTGGGGGCGCGCAATATGCAGAACTTCAACCTGCTGCGCGAGCTTGGCAACGTGCGCAAGCCGGTGCTGCTGAAGCGCGGCATCTCGGCGACCATCGAAGAAGTCCTGCTGTCTGCCGAGTACATCCTCTCCGGCGGCAACTACGACCTGATGCTCTGCGAGCGCGGAATTCGCACCTATGAGACTTACACGCGCAACACGATGGACATCTCGGCGATTCCGGTGCTGAAGAAGCTGACGCACCTTCCGGTGCTGGGCGATCCGTCGCACGGCGTCGGCATCCGCGACCTGGTTCCGCCGATGGCGCTGGCTGCGGTCGCCGCGGGCGCAGACGGCCTGTTGATGGAGATGCATCCGAATCCCGACAAGGCTATGAGCGACGGCGCGCAGAGCCTGTATCCCGAGCAGCTCAATAAGCTCGTGGCGCAGTTGCGGCAGCTTGCTCCAGTGGTCGGAAGAGCGGTCGCGTAG
- a CDS encoding prephenate dehydrogenase — protein sequence MVEGAVERVLIIGTGLIGASTGLALRAAGFTGRIDGWDQSSLELRAAREMGAVDGVAGNDWGALELARQADVIVLAVPVLAIKDWMQRLAPVVSAGQLVTDVGSTKLEITEFAATLYGGEGQAVFLPGHPMAGKESGGAMLAEAGLFNGAMWLFTPATQEPTALEAQWRSWIGFIGARMLDMDAKRHDELCAWVSHLPQMLSTALSALLEEEFGDAPEIAAIGGRALRETTRLGASPYSMWRDVALTNTKPIAETLLALEQRLMHVRENLRTPGLREEFEQANRFRARR from the coding sequence ATGGTTGAAGGGGCAGTGGAGCGGGTACTCATCATCGGGACAGGGCTGATCGGCGCGTCGACCGGCCTTGCCCTGCGCGCTGCGGGCTTCACAGGGCGCATCGATGGATGGGACCAGAGTTCGCTGGAGCTGCGGGCCGCGCGCGAGATGGGCGCGGTCGACGGCGTCGCCGGCAATGATTGGGGCGCGCTGGAGCTTGCCCGCCAGGCGGACGTGATTGTGCTCGCCGTTCCTGTGCTCGCGATCAAGGACTGGATGCAGCGCCTCGCGCCGGTGGTGAGCGCGGGGCAGCTTGTGACGGACGTGGGCAGCACGAAGCTCGAGATCACCGAATTTGCCGCGACGCTGTACGGCGGCGAAGGGCAGGCAGTGTTTCTGCCCGGGCATCCGATGGCGGGCAAGGAGTCGGGCGGGGCGATGCTGGCTGAGGCCGGGCTGTTCAACGGCGCGATGTGGTTGTTTACTCCAGCGACTCAAGAGCCGACGGCGCTCGAAGCGCAGTGGCGGAGCTGGATCGGCTTTATCGGCGCGCGGATGCTGGACATGGACGCGAAGCGCCACGACGAGCTGTGCGCGTGGGTGAGCCATCTGCCGCAGATGCTCTCGACGGCGCTGTCCGCTCTGCTCGAGGAGGAGTTCGGCGATGCTCCGGAGATTGCCGCCATCGGCGGGCGCGCACTGCGCGAGACGACGCGGCTGGGAGCAAGTCCGTACAGCATGTGGCGCGATGTCGCGCTGACGAACACGAAGCCGATCGCTGAGACGCTGCTGGCGCTGGAACAGAGACTGATGCATGTGCGGGAGAATCTGCGGACTCCGGGACTGCGCGAGGAGTTCGAGCAAGCGAACCGTTTTCGCGCGCGGCGATAG